The Verrucomicrobiota bacterium genomic interval GCGAAGTGCTGGAGAGCGGCAGTTCGACCGCCAAGGGGACCGACGCGGTCGCCAAGAGCTAGCGAAACCGGCTCCAGCCGGCAGAAGCGAGACCGCCCATGACTCGCCCCTCGCCGATGGATAAGGCGCGCCTCGTCGGCGGACGCCTCGATGCGGCGTACAGGCTGCTCGAGCGGTGCACGGTGTGCCCGCGCTGCTGCGAGGTCAACCGCCTCGTCGGCGAGCGCGGCGTGTGCGGCGCGCCGCACGAGGTGGTCGTTTCCAGCGTCTCGCTCCACCACGGTGAGGAGCCGCCGGTGAGCGGGCTGGCCGGCTCAGGCACGATCTTCTTCACGCACTGCAATCTCAAGTGCGTCTTCTGCCAGAACTACCCGATCAGCCACCAGGGCCAAGGCGAGCCGATGACGAGCGACGAGCTCGCCGACGCCATGCTGCGGCTCGAACGGCTCGGCGCGCACAACGTCAATCTGGTGACACCGACCCATTACGCGCCGCAGATCCTCGAGGCGCTCGGCCGCGCGTTCGAGCGCGGACTGGCCATCCCCGTGCTCTATAACTGCGGCGGCTACGAGCCGGTCGAGATGCTCGAACTCTTCGACGGCGTGATCGACATCTACATGCCCGACATGAAATATGCCGACGCGGAGGCGGCCCGCAGGCTCTCAGGCGCACCCAACTACCCCGAGGTCAACCGCCGTGCCGTCCGCGAGATGCATCGCCAGGTCGGCGACCTCGTGCTTGATCCCGCGTTCGGACACGAAGGCGCGATTGCTGTACGCGGGCTCCTTGTGCGCCACCTCGTCCTGCCCAACAACCTCGCCGGCACCGACGAGATCATGCGCTTCCTCGCCAAGGAGATCTCGCCCGACACCGCCGTGAGCCTCCTGAGCCAGTACTTCCCCCAGTACCATGCCAGCCGCTTCCCCGAGATCGCCCGCCGCATCACGGCCGACGAATACCGCGCCGCGCAGGAAGCGATGGAGCGCCACGGCCTCCACCGAGGCTGGTACCAGAGCCAACCCATTGACACCGACACCCACAGCATCAAGAGCATCCTCGCCCGCGACACCCGCAGGAAGGAAAGCTAAGCAC includes:
- a CDS encoding radical SAM protein; this translates as MDKARLVGGRLDAAYRLLERCTVCPRCCEVNRLVGERGVCGAPHEVVVSSVSLHHGEEPPVSGLAGSGTIFFTHCNLKCVFCQNYPISHQGQGEPMTSDELADAMLRLERLGAHNVNLVTPTHYAPQILEALGRAFERGLAIPVLYNCGGYEPVEMLELFDGVIDIYMPDMKYADAEAARRLSGAPNYPEVNRRAVREMHRQVGDLVLDPAFGHEGAIAVRGLLVRHLVLPNNLAGTDEIMRFLAKEISPDTAVSLLSQYFPQYHASRFPEIARRITADEYRAAQEAMERHGLHRGWYQSQPIDTDTHSIKSILARDTRRKES